In Silene latifolia isolate original U9 population chromosome 3, ASM4854445v1, whole genome shotgun sequence, a single window of DNA contains:
- the LOC141649731 gene encoding putative disease resistance protein RGA3, translating into MATGIVLTVAEKLYTALHSDELRQICSMFGYESQLDELSVTVSTIKSVLLDAESKHQELSHEGQDYIERLKEAVYDVDDLLDEFNTMVEKEKYKKGGKVVKKVRRFFSGSNQFFVAFHMSRDIKSLRGKLDKIAKDRRQFGLSDVYVPLKRRDETFSYASDDNIIGREVDKENIVGMLLGDSESRNDVAGNNVSFVSIIGIGGLGKTALAQLVYNDPRIEMTFELRLWVCVSKEFHLENIFGQMLERNGSKIEGLQTDVRKLINGKKYLLVLDDVWSENRDEWDKLKSFLNLGRKGSRIVVTSRSKNVANVLEDDLMYELKGLSEKNSWDLFKKFAFRRGKEPMDSDHPLFDISKEIWKKCANVPLAIRVVSVGIFNYIRVA; encoded by the coding sequence atggccACTGGAATAGTGCTAACTGTTGCTGAGAAACTGTACACTGCTCTCCACAGTGATGAACTAAGACAGATATGCTCTATGTTTGGGTATGAATCTCAACTTGACGAGCTTTCAGTTACGGTCTCCACCATCAAGTCTGTTCTCCTTGATGCTGAGTCTAAGCATCAAGAACTCTCTCATGAAGGTCAAGATTATATCGAGAGGCTCAAAGAAGCTGTTTATGATGTTGATGATTTACTCGATGAGTTTAATACTATGGTGGAGAAGGAGAAATACAAGAAGGGTGGTAAAGTCGTCAAAAAGGTACGCCGGTTTTTCTCTGGTTCCAACCAGTTCTTTGTTGCCTTTCATATGTCGCGTGATATCAAAAGTCTTAGGGGTAAGTTGGATAAAATTGCCAAAGATCGTCGACAATTTGGGTTGAGTGATGTGTATGTTCCTCTTAAGAGAAGAGATGAAACTTTCTCTTATGCAAGTGATGATAATATTATTGGGAGAGAGGTTGACAAGGAAAATATTGTTGGTATGTTGCTTGGAGATTCAGAGTCTAGGAATGATGTTGCTGGTAACAACGTTTCTTTTGTCTCTATTATTGGGATCGGAGGGTTAGGAAAAACGGCACTTGCCCAACTTGTATATAATGACCCTAGAATCGAAATGACATTTGAGTTGAGGTTGTGGGTTTGTGTTTCCAAGGAATTTCACTTGGAGAACATCTTTGGTCAGATGCTTGAAAGGAATGGCTCAAAAATAGAAGGGCTACAAACAGATGTCCGAAAATTAATTAATGGAAAAAAATATTTGCTTGTTTTAGATGACGTGTGGAGTGAAAATCGTGATGAGTGGGATAAATTAAAGTCATTTTTAAACTTAGGTAGGAAGGGAAGTAGAATTGTGGTAACTAGTCGTTCAAAGAATGTAGCGAATGTCTTAGAAGATGATCTTATGTATGAATTAAAAGGTCTCTCGGAGAAGAATTCGTGGGACTTGTTTAAGAAATTCGCATTTAGAAGAGGCAAAGAACCTATGGATAGTGATCATCCTCTCTTTGACATCAGTAAAGAAATCTGGAAAAAATGTGCCAATGTCCCTTTGGCTATAAGGGTGGTAAGTGTTGGAATATTTAATTATATTCGAGTGGCCTAA